The following are from one region of the Noviherbaspirillum sedimenti genome:
- a CDS encoding lysophospholipid acyltransferase family protein: MLRLLRKIAGWLDFIVFTALLYLLTWLPWPGRHPVARLFHPWCRAFVRALDVDLRLHQKNRKPLPQRYILVANHPSAFEDIGIPALFNVVSLAKLQIQDWFIVGRISHAAGTLYVDRDDPASRQQSVQIMVDAVNGGQNIALYPEGGCKGRRLHTEFKSGAFEVSMRTGMPILPVFLHYEAQDDFEWQPPYTLPDKIRHMTSAVNNRANFYVYDPMDPKDYADKYAMKAAAYEMYRRWNAQYLE, from the coding sequence ATGCTGCGCCTCTTGCGAAAAATCGCCGGCTGGCTCGATTTCATTGTATTCACCGCACTGCTGTACCTGCTGACCTGGCTGCCCTGGCCAGGCCGGCATCCAGTGGCGCGCCTGTTCCATCCCTGGTGCCGCGCCTTCGTGCGCGCGCTCGATGTTGACCTGCGCCTGCACCAGAAAAACCGCAAGCCCCTGCCGCAGCGCTACATCCTGGTCGCCAACCACCCGAGCGCCTTCGAGGATATCGGCATCCCGGCGCTGTTCAATGTGGTTTCATTAGCCAAGCTGCAGATACAGGACTGGTTCATCGTCGGCCGCATCAGTCACGCCGCCGGGACCCTGTACGTCGATCGCGACGATCCGGCCTCGCGCCAGCAATCGGTGCAGATCATGGTCGATGCCGTCAATGGCGGGCAGAATATTGCGCTGTATCCGGAGGGCGGCTGCAAGGGGCGGCGCCTGCATACTGAATTCAAGTCGGGGGCCTTCGAGGTGTCGATGCGCACCGGCATGCCGATCCTGCCGGTCTTCCTGCATTACGAAGCGCAGGACGATTTCGAATGGCAGCCGCCCTACACCCTGCCGGACAAGATCCGCCACATGACAAGCGCGGTCAACAACCGCGCCAACTTCTATGTGTACGATCCAATGGATCCGAAGGATTACGCCGACAAGTATGCGATGAAGGCGGCGGCGTATGAGATGTACCGACGCTGGAATGCGCAATACCTGGAGTAG
- a CDS encoding LysR substrate-binding domain-containing protein, with product MFRKLPPISMLRAFEAAARLSGFSAAAQELFITHSAVSQQIRALEKRVGYPLFYRSGNAMLLTEAGRNLAGKVREILDALEDMFPDDPGQEDAAHILTLEVTAPIAENWLIPHLTKFKQMHPDIVLHIRTTPDLGILDDDTVDMGLRYGDGNWRGVEKIKLLDEEVFPVCSPAFLQAHPGISLHNLKQHALLRHSVISWRDWFKKAGLPPGEPANSLAFNDLTHTIQAALAGQGIALARSLLVQEHLRSQRLVRLFDISARGAFSYYLVWHRNDLKEASMALFRAWVISELPGHCNSGQSL from the coding sequence ATGTTTAGAAAATTGCCGCCCATTTCCATGCTGCGCGCATTCGAGGCAGCCGCACGCCTGAGCGGTTTTTCGGCGGCGGCGCAAGAATTGTTCATCACGCACAGCGCGGTCAGCCAGCAAATCCGCGCGCTGGAAAAACGCGTCGGCTACCCGCTGTTTTACCGTTCCGGCAATGCCATGCTGCTGACAGAAGCGGGCCGCAATCTCGCCGGCAAGGTCCGCGAGATTCTGGATGCGCTGGAAGACATGTTTCCGGACGATCCCGGACAAGAGGATGCAGCGCACATCCTGACACTGGAAGTGACGGCGCCGATCGCCGAAAACTGGCTGATTCCGCACCTGACGAAATTCAAGCAGATGCACCCCGACATTGTCCTGCATATCCGGACCACGCCCGACCTCGGCATCCTTGACGACGACACGGTTGACATGGGTTTGCGCTATGGCGATGGCAACTGGCGCGGGGTCGAAAAAATCAAATTGCTCGATGAAGAGGTATTCCCTGTCTGCAGTCCGGCATTCCTCCAGGCGCACCCGGGAATTTCGCTGCACAACCTGAAACAGCATGCGCTGCTGCGGCATTCCGTCATTTCCTGGCGCGACTGGTTCAAAAAGGCGGGGCTCCCACCCGGTGAACCGGCAAACTCCCTTGCTTTCAACGATCTCACCCACACCATTCAGGCGGCGCTGGCGGGACAGGGGATCGCCCTGGCAAGGTCGCTCCTGGTGCAGGAGCATTTGCGCTCGCAACGACTGGTCCGCCTGTTCGACATCAGCGCGCGCGGCGCCTTCAGCTATTACCTGGTCTGGCACCGTAACGATCTCAAGGAAGCCAGCATGGCGCTGTTCCGGGCCTGGGTGATTTCCGAACTGCCCGGCCATTGCAATTCCGGCCAATCCTTGTAA
- a CDS encoding EamA family transporter — MKKRVAIGLLSVQLCAALLWIYLVWGSTYLSNRIALESMPPFLISGIRFLIAGGALQMICLLSGGKLPGARDWLAAAVPGVLMIAIGQGSMVYAGQTLPSGIVALLFALLPIWTTLMQWALPGGACPGAGILVGLALGSAGMALLVSGGNGGLGAQWPMGALATVVAGTLSWAVAALYVKRSSRQGSALQASAMQMLTGGACLMLFAALNGEWQTFSFAQVTSRSGLAMAYLVVVASVITYPVYNWLVKAASPTLMATFAFVNPVVALYLGWLVFDEKMSTMTVLSSVLILLGVIAITWTQALASRSTGPGLPVKMAGVGGLQASRT; from the coding sequence GTGAAAAAGCGGGTAGCGATCGGATTATTGAGCGTGCAATTATGCGCAGCGCTGTTATGGATTTATCTGGTCTGGGGCAGCACCTACCTGTCCAACCGGATTGCGCTGGAAAGCATGCCGCCTTTCCTCATTTCCGGCATCCGCTTCCTGATTGCCGGCGGCGCTTTGCAGATGATCTGCCTGCTGTCCGGGGGGAAGCTGCCCGGCGCCCGCGACTGGCTGGCGGCCGCCGTGCCGGGCGTGCTGATGATCGCCATCGGCCAGGGATCGATGGTCTATGCGGGGCAGACGCTCCCCTCCGGGATCGTGGCCTTGCTGTTTGCCCTGCTGCCGATCTGGACAACGTTGATGCAGTGGGCTTTGCCCGGTGGCGCGTGCCCAGGCGCCGGCATCCTGGTCGGGCTGGCGCTCGGCAGCGCCGGCATGGCCTTGCTCGTTAGCGGCGGCAATGGCGGCCTTGGGGCGCAGTGGCCGATGGGGGCGCTCGCGACGGTAGTCGCCGGCACGCTTTCCTGGGCGGTGGCGGCCCTGTATGTCAAACGCTCTTCGCGCCAAGGCTCCGCCTTGCAAGCATCGGCAATGCAGATGCTGACCGGCGGCGCTTGCCTGATGCTGTTTGCCGCGCTGAACGGAGAATGGCAAACCTTCTCCTTCGCTCAGGTCACTTCGCGCTCGGGCCTGGCGATGGCTTACCTGGTGGTGGTCGCCAGCGTGATTACGTATCCGGTCTATAACTGGCTGGTGAAAGCGGCTTCGCCCACCCTGATGGCGACATTTGCCTTCGTCAATCCAGTCGTCGCGCTCTACTTGGGATGGCTGGTGTTCGATGAAAAAATGAGCACCATGACGGTTCTCTCTTCCGTGCTGATCCTGCTCGGGGTGATCGCGATTACCTGGACGCAGGCGCTCGCAAGCCGCTCCACCGGGCCGGGCTTGCCGGTGAAAATGGCGGGCGTCGGCGGCCTGCAGGCGTCCAGGACCTGA
- the dinB gene encoding DNA polymerase IV has protein sequence MISFAALPDREWPLFSHEARRIAHLDMDAFYASVELLRYPELRGQPVVIGGRSVDQPVLQPDGTRRFAKLRDYTGRGVVTTSTYEARALGVFSAMGLMKAAQLAPDAILLPVDFDAYRHYSRLFKIAVAGIAPHIEDRGIDEIYIDLSEQPEDTSSLARRIKQSVRDATGLSCSIGVAPNKLLAKICSDLEKPDGTTILSIADIPGRIWPLPVRKINGIGPKANGKLEALGIRTIEELARVKPELLQEHFGRSYAAWLLNVAQGIDDRSVVTRSEPKSISRETTFERDLHARHDRQSLSGIFTALCERIAEDLRRKGYVGRTIGVKLRYADFQIVTRDLTLPAPTAEAASIRQAAGECLRRVPLEQRFRLLGVRVSALSRPDEPHGEPDFFQTELPFAD, from the coding sequence ATGATTTCCTTTGCTGCATTGCCTGACCGGGAATGGCCGCTTTTTTCGCATGAAGCGCGCCGCATCGCCCACCTGGATATGGATGCCTTCTATGCGTCCGTAGAGCTGTTGCGCTATCCGGAATTGCGCGGCCAGCCGGTCGTCATCGGCGGCCGTTCGGTGGATCAGCCGGTGCTTCAGCCAGATGGCACCCGGCGCTTTGCGAAGCTGCGTGACTACACCGGGCGCGGCGTCGTCACCACCTCCACCTACGAAGCGCGCGCCCTGGGCGTTTTTTCCGCAATGGGGCTGATGAAAGCTGCGCAGCTGGCGCCCGACGCCATTCTTTTACCGGTGGATTTCGACGCCTATCGTCATTACTCGCGGCTGTTCAAGATTGCGGTCGCAGGCATTGCACCGCATATCGAAGACCGCGGCATCGATGAAATCTATATCGATCTGAGCGAGCAGCCCGAAGACACCAGTTCGCTGGCCCGGCGCATCAAGCAATCGGTGCGCGACGCGACAGGCCTGTCGTGTTCGATTGGCGTCGCGCCCAACAAGCTGCTGGCGAAGATCTGTTCCGACCTTGAGAAGCCGGATGGCACGACCATTCTTTCGATTGCCGATATACCGGGCCGGATCTGGCCGCTGCCGGTCCGTAAAATCAATGGCATCGGCCCCAAGGCTAATGGCAAACTCGAGGCGCTTGGCATTCGCACGATTGAAGAACTGGCCAGGGTAAAACCTGAACTGCTTCAGGAACATTTCGGCCGCAGCTATGCCGCCTGGCTGCTTAATGTAGCGCAGGGTATCGATGACCGCTCAGTCGTTACCCGCTCCGAGCCCAAGTCGATCAGCCGTGAGACGACATTTGAACGCGACCTGCATGCCCGTCATGACCGCCAAAGCCTGTCCGGCATTTTCACGGCATTATGTGAGCGGATCGCCGAAGACCTGCGCCGCAAGGGCTACGTTGGCCGTACCATCGGCGTCAAACTGCGCTATGCGGATTTCCAGATCGTTACCCGTGACCTGACCTTGCCGGCGCCGACCGCCGAGGCGGCAAGCATTCGCCAGGCTGCCGGCGAGTGCCTGCGGCGGGTACCGCTGGAGCAGCGCTTCAGGTTGCTCGGCGTACGGGTGAGCGCGCTGTCCAGACCTGATGAACCGCATGGCGAACCTGATTTTTTTCAGACGGAGCTGCCTTTTGCCGACTAG
- a CDS encoding PPK2 family polyphosphate kinase, protein MNAQQLLRAKLPLKLKETAANDKPLSGDDKAADLSRTAELAEQISAWQDIFYAEDRRKLLVILQGMDTSGKDGTVRGVFHRLDPLGVRTVSFKSPSVTERAHDYLWRVHREVPAQRELVIFNRSHYEDVLYPAVHGQIDARECKRRYQHIKEFERMLSETGTVLLKFFLHISRDEQKQRLAERLADPEKHWKVDLNDLEERKYWDDYQNLYEKAITETDTDDAPWYVIPADSKSHRNLAIASVVAETMQGMKLAYPPPNPDYFKVQVK, encoded by the coding sequence GTGAACGCACAACAACTCCTCCGCGCCAAACTTCCGCTCAAGCTGAAAGAAACAGCCGCCAACGACAAGCCCCTGTCCGGCGACGACAAGGCGGCCGACCTGAGCCGCACCGCCGAACTGGCCGAACAGATCTCCGCCTGGCAGGACATCTTCTATGCGGAAGACCGCCGCAAGCTGCTGGTGATCCTGCAGGGCATGGACACCAGCGGCAAGGATGGCACGGTACGCGGCGTGTTCCATCGCCTCGACCCACTCGGCGTGCGTACCGTCTCCTTCAAGTCGCCCAGCGTCACTGAACGCGCGCATGACTATCTCTGGCGCGTCCACCGCGAAGTGCCGGCGCAGCGCGAACTGGTGATCTTCAACCGCAGTCATTACGAAGACGTGCTATACCCTGCGGTGCACGGCCAGATCGACGCCAGGGAATGCAAGCGCCGCTACCAGCACATCAAGGAGTTCGAGCGCATGCTGAGCGAAACCGGCACAGTGCTGCTGAAATTCTTCCTGCACATCTCACGCGACGAACAAAAGCAGCGCCTGGCAGAACGCCTGGCCGATCCGGAAAAGCACTGGAAGGTCGACCTGAACGACCTGGAAGAACGCAAGTACTGGGACGACTACCAGAACCTGTATGAAAAGGCGATCACCGAAACCGACACCGACGATGCGCCCTGGTATGTGATTCCGGCCGACAGCAAGTCGCACCGCAACCTGGCGATCGCCTCGGTGGTGGCGGAGACCATGCAAGGGATGAAACTGGCCTATCCGCCGCCCAATCCGGACTACTTCAAGGTGCAGGTGAAGTGA
- a CDS encoding Lrp/AsnC family transcriptional regulator codes for MQLDRHDRHLLEVLQQDGRISNQDLADRIGLSPSSCLRRMRTLEESGLILGYRALLDAKALGLTLMALVHISMDRHTPERFVNFESAVGGLPEVLECLLITGQDADYQLKVVVRDMDAYQELLLNKITRIEGVTGVHSSFVLRRVLNKTSLPLDGA; via the coding sequence ATGCAACTGGACCGCCACGATCGTCACCTGCTGGAAGTCCTGCAACAGGATGGCCGCATCAGCAACCAGGACCTGGCCGACCGCATCGGTCTGTCGCCTTCGTCCTGCCTGCGACGCATGCGCACCCTCGAGGAAAGCGGCCTGATTCTCGGTTACCGCGCGCTGCTGGATGCCAAGGCGCTCGGCCTGACGTTGATGGCGCTGGTGCATATCTCGATGGACCGCCACACTCCGGAGCGCTTCGTCAATTTCGAAAGCGCCGTGGGCGGCCTGCCGGAAGTGCTGGAGTGCCTGCTGATTACCGGCCAGGATGCCGATTACCAGTTGAAGGTCGTGGTGCGCGACATGGATGCCTACCAGGAGCTGCTACTCAACAAGATCACGCGTATCGAAGGCGTCACCGGCGTGCATTCCAGCTTCGTGCTGCGGCGCGTGCTCAACAAGACCTCATTGCCGCTCGACGGCGCCTGA
- the leuA gene encoding 2-isopropylmalate synthase has protein sequence MTAFDHRKYRPAPAINLPDRQWPSRTITRAPRWASVDLRDGNQALLEPMNVGQKQRLWALLVKLGFKEIEIGFPSASQPDYDFARWLIEAKQIPDDVTVQVLVQAREDLIVRTFEALQGAKRAIVHVYNSTSTVQRERVFGLDRAGIADIARQGAAMVKREADKHPECEWTFEYSAESFSNTEMDFVVEVCEAVMDVWQPTAAKPCIINLPSTVESSTPNVYADQVEYFATHISRRDALILSVHTHNDRGCGVAAAELAVLAGADRVEGTLFGNGERTGNMDITTMAMNLYSQGIDPELDLSNPDEIIAVTTECTGIALHPRHPWFGELVYTAFSGSHQDAIRKCLHQQKEDEAWQVAYLPIDPKDLGRDYQAVIRVNSQSGKGGVAFVLERDYGLVLPRWLQVELAQVVQKASEAVSGEIDSASIHALFRQHFVADSGALALQGYQIRHEGGHDAVDATVDEKGVSCQLRGEGEGALSAFINALMRYSGRQINVVDYSEHAIGTGTDAEAAAYVQLNINGQRYSGAAFDHDTVSASLKAVLSALNRARAAGGSDVLAA, from the coding sequence ATGACAGCATTTGACCACCGCAAGTATCGCCCGGCCCCCGCAATCAACTTGCCCGACCGCCAGTGGCCGAGCCGCACCATTACCCGTGCGCCGCGCTGGGCTAGCGTTGATCTGCGCGATGGCAACCAGGCCTTGCTGGAGCCGATGAATGTCGGCCAGAAGCAGCGCCTGTGGGCCTTGCTGGTCAAGCTCGGCTTCAAGGAAATTGAGATCGGCTTTCCGTCCGCTTCCCAGCCCGATTACGATTTCGCCCGCTGGCTGATTGAAGCAAAGCAGATTCCCGACGATGTTACGGTGCAGGTGCTGGTGCAGGCGCGCGAGGACTTGATCGTGCGCACTTTTGAAGCCTTGCAGGGTGCGAAGCGCGCCATCGTGCACGTGTATAACTCGACTTCGACCGTGCAGCGCGAGCGCGTCTTCGGTCTCGACCGCGCCGGCATCGCTGATATCGCCCGCCAGGGTGCGGCCATGGTCAAGCGCGAAGCCGACAAGCATCCCGAGTGCGAATGGACCTTCGAGTATTCGGCCGAAAGTTTTTCCAATACCGAGATGGATTTCGTCGTCGAGGTGTGCGAGGCGGTGATGGATGTATGGCAGCCGACCGCGGCCAAACCCTGCATCATCAACCTGCCCTCCACCGTCGAGAGCAGCACGCCGAACGTGTATGCCGACCAGGTCGAATATTTCGCCACCCACATCAGCCGGCGCGATGCGCTGATCCTGTCGGTGCACACGCATAACGACCGCGGCTGCGGCGTGGCTGCCGCCGAGCTGGCCGTGCTGGCCGGTGCCGACCGCGTCGAAGGCACCCTGTTCGGCAACGGCGAGCGCACCGGCAACATGGACATCACCACCATGGCGATGAACCTGTACAGCCAGGGCATCGATCCCGAGCTCGACCTGTCCAATCCCGACGAAATCATCGCCGTTACCACCGAATGCACCGGCATCGCCCTGCATCCGCGTCATCCGTGGTTCGGCGAGCTGGTGTACACGGCGTTTTCCGGCAGCCACCAGGATGCCATCCGCAAGTGCCTGCACCAGCAAAAGGAAGACGAAGCGTGGCAGGTGGCCTACCTGCCGATCGACCCGAAGGACCTCGGTCGTGATTACCAGGCGGTGATCCGTGTCAACAGCCAGTCGGGCAAGGGCGGTGTCGCCTTCGTGCTGGAGCGCGACTATGGCCTGGTGCTGCCGCGCTGGCTGCAGGTCGAGCTGGCGCAGGTGGTGCAGAAGGCCAGCGAAGCGGTCAGCGGCGAGATCGACAGCGCCAGCATCCATGCGCTGTTCCGCCAGCATTTCGTCGCCGATAGCGGCGCGCTCGCCTTGCAGGGATACCAGATCCGGCATGAAGGCGGTCATGATGCCGTCGATGCGACGGTGGACGAGAAGGGCGTCAGCTGCCAGTTGCGCGGCGAAGGCGAAGGCGCCCTGTCTGCCTTCATCAATGCGCTGATGCGCTATAGCGGCCGGCAGATCAACGTGGTCGATTACAGCGAACATGCGATCGGCACCGGCACCGATGCCGAAGCCGCGGCCTACGTGCAGCTGAATATCAATGGTCAGCGCTACTCGGGCGCCGCCTTCGACCATGACACGGTGAGCGCCTCGCTCAAAGCGGTACTGTCGGCATTGAACCGGGCGCGGGCTGCCGGCGGCAGCGACGTACTGGCGGCTTGA
- a CDS encoding DUF1289 domain-containing protein translates to MESKRIEDDTRVSSPCIGICRMNAFTGLCAGCDRSMDEIVQWSSATDDEKRAIWQLIRQRRQAPR, encoded by the coding sequence ATGGAATCGAAGCGGATTGAGGACGATACCCGCGTATCTTCGCCCTGCATCGGGATTTGCCGCATGAACGCATTTACGGGATTATGTGCGGGGTGCGATCGCAGCATGGATGAAATCGTGCAGTGGAGCAGTGCTACGGACGATGAGAAGCGCGCGATTTGGCAGTTGATCAGGCAGCGTCGGCAGGCGCCGCGCTGA
- a CDS encoding alpha/beta fold hydrolase codes for MARIAVNGIDIEYEVHGDGSALLFIHGLGSCKEDWEAQIAPFAQRHKVISFDLRGHGQSDKPAGPYSIAQFAADTAGLLRGLGIDAAHVVGISLGGAVAFQLALDQPALVKTLTIVNSGPDATVRTLKEKFAVWMRNYIVRRKGMARLAGLIGPHLFPKPENRAERERFIERTSRNDPQVYLHAFGALIGWSVAERIGAIACPLLAIAADRDYTPLAMKKAYVAKIAGARLEVITDARHALPMEKPAQFNAVLGRFLGAGA; via the coding sequence ATGGCGCGCATCGCAGTCAACGGCATCGATATCGAATACGAAGTCCACGGCGACGGGTCTGCGCTGCTATTCATCCACGGGCTGGGTTCCTGCAAGGAGGATTGGGAAGCCCAGATTGCGCCATTCGCGCAGCGCCACAAGGTCATCAGCTTCGACTTGCGCGGCCATGGCCAGTCGGACAAGCCGGCCGGCCCCTACAGTATCGCGCAGTTCGCCGCCGACACCGCCGGCCTGTTGCGCGGGCTGGGAATCGATGCCGCGCACGTGGTCGGCATTTCGCTGGGCGGCGCGGTCGCCTTCCAGCTGGCGCTCGACCAGCCGGCGCTGGTGAAAACGCTCACCATCGTCAACAGCGGCCCGGACGCGACGGTACGCACCCTCAAGGAAAAATTCGCGGTCTGGATGCGCAATTACATTGTCAGGCGCAAGGGCATGGCCAGGCTGGCCGGCCTGATCGGCCCGCACCTTTTCCCGAAGCCGGAAAACCGCGCAGAACGCGAGCGCTTCATCGAGCGGACTTCGCGCAACGACCCGCAAGTCTACCTGCATGCGTTCGGCGCGCTGATCGGCTGGAGCGTGGCAGAGCGCATCGGCGCAATTGCCTGCCCGCTGCTGGCGATCGCCGCCGACCGCGACTACACGCCGCTGGCGATGAAGAAAGCGTATGTGGCGAAGATCGCCGGCGCGCGACTGGAAGTGATCACCGATGCACGGCATGCGCTGCCGATGGAAAAACCGGCGCAATTCAATGCGGTGCTGGGCCGGTTCCTCGGCGCCGGGGCGTAA
- a CDS encoding DUF3095 family protein: protein MATPARSTNRFRILTMPSTVAGIAAGNAADNADFYRLLPAQTSFAEAAQGRLQADLPPDWWIVIADVADSTRAIEAGAYKDVNTVGVACIAAVVNVDRSLELPYVFGGDGATFAVPGTLREQILPALRAAQKLAREAFKLRLRVGLVRVGELSTQGFWVRLGKLRISPHVTQPVLSGRGWEEAERRVKAADASGALLVNEDDGPAEGSFEGFECRWQGVPSFNDHKLALLVAATAADAQTNLDTYGRVLQRIEAIYGDVAQYHPLRVDRLRLALRPRLLSHELQVRAQRRPPLQRLNYLARMVCGNLAGRLLFALGRDTKAVRWSRYRDELVQNSDFRKFDGMLRMVIDGSDAQAMQLEDWLEGEYRAGRLAYGTHKSRLALLTCIVQSYNGQHQHFVDGSDGGYALAARGLKQRLSRPAASPPG, encoded by the coding sequence ATGGCGACGCCGGCCCGTTCCACCAACCGATTCCGCATCCTCACCATGCCCAGCACCGTCGCCGGTATCGCTGCCGGTAATGCCGCCGATAACGCCGATTTTTACCGTCTGCTGCCGGCCCAGACCTCCTTTGCCGAGGCCGCGCAGGGCCGTCTGCAGGCCGACCTTCCACCCGACTGGTGGATCGTGATCGCCGATGTCGCCGACTCGACGCGGGCGATCGAAGCCGGCGCCTACAAGGATGTCAACACGGTTGGCGTGGCGTGCATTGCGGCCGTGGTCAACGTCGACCGCTCGCTTGAATTGCCGTATGTCTTCGGCGGCGACGGCGCCACCTTCGCCGTGCCGGGGACGCTGCGCGAACAGATTCTGCCGGCCCTGCGGGCGGCGCAAAAACTGGCCCGCGAAGCCTTCAAGTTGCGCCTACGGGTCGGTCTGGTGCGGGTCGGCGAACTGAGCACGCAAGGTTTTTGGGTGAGGCTGGGAAAATTGCGGATTTCCCCGCACGTGACGCAACCCGTGCTGTCCGGACGCGGCTGGGAAGAAGCCGAGCGGCGCGTCAAGGCGGCCGACGCCAGCGGCGCCTTGCTGGTGAACGAGGACGATGGCCCGGCCGAGGGCAGCTTCGAGGGCTTCGAATGCCGCTGGCAGGGCGTGCCCAGCTTCAACGACCACAAGCTGGCGCTGCTGGTCGCGGCCACCGCCGCCGATGCGCAAACCAATCTCGACACCTATGGACGGGTGCTGCAACGGATCGAGGCCATCTACGGCGATGTCGCGCAATACCACCCGCTGCGAGTCGATCGCCTGCGCCTGGCGCTGCGGCCGCGCCTGCTTTCGCACGAACTGCAGGTACGCGCGCAGCGCCGGCCGCCGCTGCAACGGCTGAATTATCTGGCCCGCATGGTGTGCGGCAATCTCGCCGGCCGCCTGCTGTTCGCGCTGGGGCGCGACACCAAAGCCGTGCGCTGGAGCCGCTACCGCGACGAACTGGTGCAAAACTCCGATTTCCGCAAGTTCGACGGCATGCTGCGCATGGTCATCGACGGCAGCGATGCCCAGGCCATGCAACTGGAAGATTGGCTGGAAGGAGAATACCGTGCCGGCCGGCTGGCCTACGGCACCCACAAGTCACGCCTGGCGTTGCTGACCTGTATTGTCCAGTCCTACAACGGCCAGCACCAGCACTTCGTCGATGGCAGCGACGGCGGCTACGCGCTGGCGGCGCGCGGCTTAAAACAGCGCCTGTCAAGACCGGCCGCCTCTCCACCCGGCTAG
- a CDS encoding sensor domain-containing diguanylate cyclase: protein MTIFLIAALLCVAMLLMLRYFMRSGIAGIREWALANLLACIAFILYAFGRELPPLLAYEVANGVYAAAAAVMLVGFRRFFARPPRKALLAGAVLALTVAAAFFHYVHDSFDGRSIVVSLFQVGIAVAIAATVLRAIRVKRRSRYPYHYTFVMALVVAGGHLLRVAVHLGQSGDMTSLLQPSPWNLFFTSAGTMALPALTLGAVMMVHDVMLAKAEHAANRDFLTGAWSRRAFFAVADIELTRARRSHRSLSLLLFDVDHFKSINDRLGHAAGDRVLEDAVARAEAVIRNVDYLGRIGGEEFAVLLPETGMEDALAVAERLRASLHVPAEGVTDFSVSIGVALLRDGDSFAELMQRADAALYQAKRGGRNRVEHESA from the coding sequence TTGACTATTTTCTTGATTGCAGCATTGCTGTGTGTGGCGATGCTGCTGATGCTGCGTTACTTCATGCGCAGCGGCATTGCCGGCATCCGTGAGTGGGCGCTTGCTAACTTGCTGGCCTGTATCGCTTTCATCCTGTATGCGTTCGGCCGCGAACTGCCGCCACTGCTTGCCTACGAGGTTGCCAACGGTGTGTATGCGGCGGCGGCTGCCGTCATGCTGGTCGGCTTCCGGCGCTTTTTCGCGCGCCCGCCCCGCAAGGCGCTGCTGGCCGGCGCCGTACTGGCGCTGACCGTGGCTGCCGCCTTCTTCCATTATGTCCATGATTCCTTTGACGGGCGCTCGATCGTGGTGTCGCTGTTCCAGGTAGGCATCGCCGTCGCCATTGCCGCAACTGTGCTGCGGGCAATCAGGGTCAAGCGGCGCTCGCGCTATCCGTACCACTACACCTTTGTCATGGCGCTGGTGGTGGCCGGTGGCCACTTGCTGCGCGTGGCGGTGCATCTGGGCCAGTCAGGCGACATGACGTCGCTCCTGCAGCCGTCGCCGTGGAACCTGTTCTTCACCAGCGCCGGCACCATGGCGCTGCCGGCGTTGACGCTGGGCGCGGTGATGATGGTGCACGACGTCATGCTGGCCAAGGCGGAGCATGCGGCCAACCGCGACTTCCTGACCGGTGCCTGGTCGCGTCGCGCCTTCTTCGCCGTGGCCGATATCGAACTGACGCGGGCGCGACGCAGCCACCGCAGCTTGTCACTGCTGCTGTTCGATGTCGATCATTTCAAGTCGATCAACGACCGTCTTGGCCATGCCGCCGGCGACCGCGTGCTGGAGGATGCGGTGGCGCGCGCCGAGGCGGTGATCCGCAATGTCGATTACCTGGGGCGCATCGGCGGCGAAGAATTTGCGGTCTTGTTGCCGGAAACCGGCATGGAGGACGCGCTGGCGGTAGCCGAGCGCTTGCGCGCCAGCCTGCATGTGCCAGCCGAAGGCGTCACCGATTTTTCGGTCAGCATCGGCGTGGCGCTCCTGCGCGACGGCGACTCCTTCGCCGAATTGATGCAGCGTGCCGACGCCGCTCTGTACCAGGCCAAGCGGGGCGGACGCAACCGGGTCGAGCACGAGTCGGCCTGA